gccgcccgccgcccgccgcccgccagTGCTCTGCCGCGGCACTGCTCGCTATCCCGCTCGGCCGCGTAGTCGCCCACCGTCCACCGTGGGAGCAACTTGGGCCTAGCCGCCTAGGGGCATCCAGAGCCCTCCGCCGTGGGAGCAACGAGGGCAGGCAGGGATGAGGGAGGTGGTGACGGTGCAGGTCGGCGGCTTCGCGAACTTCGTCGGTTCCCACTTCTGGAACTTCCAGGTGATTAGTTGATCGGTTCCCCGGGAGATCCTTCCTTCCCTGGGTCCTTGCTGTCGCTGTGCCAGAGCTCGATGACGCCTCTGCAATTTACCTTCTTGTTCTGCTTCGTAGGATGAGCTGCTCGGGCTCGCCGATGACCCTGGCGCCGACCCGGTATTCAGCACCGCCGCCCTGGACATGGACGTCCTGTACCGCGCCGGCGAGATACAGCAGGTAGACAGAGGCTTTCACTCCCTTGGACGCCATCTTCCCCCTCAAGTATAGTGGTTTGGTTATTTCCGTGTTCGTTCACTGACACTGCTCGACTTGTTCAGGGCGTTGCCACCTACTGCCCTCGCTTGGTGTCAGTAGGCTCTCGAGGTAATTGATTGATTGGCCATGTTTTCATTTCTCACTTTGCGTGCCCATTAGTATTTCTCAATCGTGGACGAGTGCTGCATACTTGTAGTTTTGTTTCTGGCAGTGTAAATAACGTGGTGGTGACAATTTGCAGGGTCTCTTGGCTCGTTAAGTTCCTCTGGTACTCTAGGTTCGAGCAGTGCTGCTGCAGATCAGCCCAACATCTTCACATGGCAAGTGATGTTCTAATGTTCTAACTTCTATCACTTGTACAATTTGTTTGTATGTTTCATTTTTCTCTTTACTaaattcatcatgtatcatccaTCCTTGGTGTTCCACCTTTATGAGCTGAAGATGGTTAGGCAGTTGTTCGGTGTAGTTTGGGTTGTCTGAGCAATGAGTGAGGCTGAAAATGCATTAGCTGCAGACTGAAATTTACATGTGTATGTCTAGCTGCTTATAGTTCAGATAAATAGACAAAGCCAGTTGCATAaaattgtactccctccgttctaaattgtaagtcgtcTTGATTTTTCTATGTACATAACTTTTGCTATATACCTAAATATATACATTATGACTatactatgtatctaaaaaaaccaAAACGGTTTACAATTTGGAAGGGGGGAGTAGAATACTGTTGCTGCCAGTGCCAGAAGACACAATTTACCAGTCTTAGCCTCTTAGTACTATAATTCTTGGGTTCTCTAATGATGCATTGCATACACTCATCCAGCAGCTTGAGAATTGCTTCATGACATCTGCCTTTACTTGGAACATCGTCCAACTTTTGGCTTATCATTGCCTGTTGTTGAAAGTGTTGCTTTTGTACTATTGGTGCTATGAGATGTATGTTAGTGTAGTGGTGAATTTGACTCTGAGAGATGAGAGAGCACAAATCTGTAACacagtatgataggatcatggaATCTTGTGATAACTGATCCCATTTGTTGCAGGTCCGGAAATGTAACAAAATCAGTAGCAAAACCTCATGAGCGGAATTTGTTCCTACAAAGTTTATCTGAAGAAGAACAGAACCCAAGCTCTAGCAATGGCCGGAACAATGCCAGAGAAAATATTGAAGATAAGGACCTTGTTGAAAGTCTAGAGAATGGAGTCAATTTTTGGACTGATTATTCAAAAGTTCAGTATCACCCTCAGAGCTTGTATGAGTTGTATGGATCATGGACAGACTTTGACAAGTTTGATAACTATGGGACTGCAAAGGAGGTGGTTTCAGAATGGTCTCAAATGGAGGAGATGAATGAGAGGCTAAGGTTCTTTGTCGAAGAATGCGACCATATCCAGGTCTTGTCTTTTTACAGCAAACTATCAATAAACACTCTATTTACAGTTAGTCATTTACACTATGGGCTGTGTTCACTTACATATTTAGTGAATTTGCAGAaattttttctctctcctttttGTTGATTTCACTCGACCTTTTAAATTGTTTATCTTGATTTATTACAGGGCATCCAGTTTCTTGTGGATGATTCTGGAGGCTTTGCCAGTGTAGCTGCACAGTTTTTGGAGAGTATTGCTGATGATTACACAAATACCCCTGTAATGCTATATTGTGTGCGGAATCCAGACTCATATGGGTCTTCCAGAAATCAGCGCGAAACCATCATAAGATCTTTGCATGATGCTGTGTCATTGTCGAAACTTTCATACTCCTGCAATCTGATGGTACCAGTAGGACTGCCTTCTCTAAGTATGGTTCCGATTGCTTATAATCTTTTACATAGACTGTCATATAACTTGTGATTCTCTTATCCCTTCTCCATTGTAGCATGTTTGTATTTGCAAATCCTTATAATTCTACTAAATCTACAGTAAAATCATAATTGGACTTGTGATCCTTTTCAGTAATTTGAGGCTTCTTTCAGCAGTGCTTGGACCTTAGTTTTGCAAATGTTTCGTTTCCTGATCTTTGATCATAAGCCAAATAAACAATCAGATGTTGCATCCTTCACCTCAATCAACTCACACACACCTACTGTTGGTGAATGCAATGCTCATTCTGTTATAACTCACATACATCTATTGTCAGCATGCCTATCACTGTCACGTTGTTTATACAGAATTATTTGTAGGTTTTGTGAAAGCTTGTTGATGTGTGTCCCTCTAACAGTGTTTCCTTTTGACTTTGGTTTTTCAGGTTACTTGTCACCTTTGCTATCTATAAAAGATGAGAAACACTTCCACTCCAGTGCCATTTGTGCAGCAGCAATACATTCATTATCTGTTCCATTTAGGCTACGACATGTGGGCCCGGCCTCAGATTCAGCACATTCATCTGGTAAGCTTGATATCGGTGAGCTTGTGCACATATTATCTGATCAAGGCAGGCAGAACATGATCACAGTGCTGGATGTAGCAATGCCTGCCCCTTCTTTGACAGGTACACAGACACAAGGAATGTCCTGTTTGGTCGGATGTGAATAAAAAATGATATTGTTTGCTGATCGTATATTCTTGATTTCCAGATAGAAAAGATCTGAGGAACATACAGAGGAGCTTGCATTCTCTGACCCCTGAAATCAGCGATGAGGATGAAGATCCTTATGCTGTTGAATCTTTGGTGGTTCATGGAGCCCTAGATGCAGGTTTGCCAGCTTATTCCATAGTATCAGTTTTATTTGTACCATTTATTACTCTGCTAGATttttctttgtaaatactttattAGCAGACATTTTGCAACTGGCTAACTTTAGGCTGTACAAAGTAAAGTGAAGTTGGCTAATCTACATTCTGTTGATAATACAGGCGGGAAAAGAGCTTCCATATCTCAGGTGAAGGACTCCATCTGTTCTGCTCTGGAAGGCAGGGCAACAAAACCAAAGTTCTCCCACCTCTCACTATCGTCGTGCCCCCTCCCAATCCCACTCCCATTCCCGTCGATCTTCAGCGGCAGCGTAGGCCAGCAGGGCGAGATCCTCAGCAACAGCCACCCAGAAGGAACCCGGCCAAAGGGTTCGCTCGACGTCGTCTCAGTGCCGATGGCAGCACGCCTGAGGTCGAGCAGCGCCATAGCGCCCTTCATTGAGAGGAGGTCGACGAGCCTCCAGAGGCTCGGCGTCGCCAGGGGTTCGCTGGGCTCGCAGGTCCTCCGTGACTGGGGCTTCGGGAAGGAGGAGGTCGAGGACATGGGCGAGCACCTGGCGAAGATGCTGCGCCCGTTTTACCCCGAAATGGATCTGACATCGGATTCTGATGACTAGGTTTCACTGTCATTGTGAGTGTACCGTGTCACAGGAAGGTAAGTTCAAGTTTAGGTCTGTGGAAACTAGTAGAAACTGTGATGTGATGCAGCCGGCGTGAGATGCCATGCTGCGATGAATTCATCTGTCCTGTGTTAAAGGGTTGCAGAACACTGGGAGTAGAGTAGCTCTGAAACATGACCATGTATGTATGTATCTTTTGAGCAAACTGGAAATGAGATCTGAGAGCCTGGGCGTGTGACCGTGTCAATCAGCGCTCCGCATGTGCATTTGGGCGACGCGGACGTCCGTCGCAACGTGCGGTTGTTGTGGAGTGGTACTAACATTCTGCgctgttttagctctgaattctgatgcagAGGTTCGGATCTGTGCTGTACCTGCAAACCACAGCCGAGGAAACTGAAGAGTCAGGCGTTTCTAGTCTAGTCTGAAATGTTTCCTTTGTTCGTTTTTAACTTGGCAAACATCGGTCTGAACTGTGTATTTGGCTGTTTTTCACCAAATAAATACTTACCGGTCATCCATCAGCAATTTATGCGAACAAAAATTCTGTCCAGTCCATCTAAAAAACGACACTAGTTAACTCGACAAGGCGCATTGCTCAATTGGATCTTCATACCATCACATCCAGAAACAAACGTGTTGCAAGCGCTAAAGTTGGATCGACCAGAACAAGAGGGCAAATGCCGCAACATTCTTGCATGTTGGGGTTCCCTGAAATTTTGTATGGTAGTGGCACCATAATTGATCTCTCGAATATGTAACCCTCTCTGCTGTTGTCGTGCGCATGAATTTCTTCTGTCAGTGCGCATCGCGTTCACACAAGCACATGGTCGCAACATTCTGCGATCTGATGTTTCAGACAAGCAAGATCCAGATCAGATACCCAGCCGGGTCTCCTTTTCCATTTCCATTATTGTCCTGAAAAAAGCATGAACTCTCCATCACTGTTCCTCTCATATACATTATCGGTATGGTCTCAATGGACGGGCCCGTTTTGTTATCCTTTTTTTCCGTGCTTTTTGTACTTTCATGAAACATTTCTTTCGCCGTtttcatagttttttttttcgcgaCCATGCCTTGCATGCATATCATTAAGAAGGAAAAGGAGTTGTTACATAGGTAAACGCCGGTCGGCCTAGAATGCGAGCGGCACACTACGGCCGAACAAAGTTAACCCTTCAACAGGAAAGCGGTGGCGCTAACTTGATATTACATAAGAACAAATTTTGCGACTTTTCCGACCGGCGAAGATCAACCAAAGTCCCTGGACGCCCACAACGCGGCTAGGTGGCCGTACCCCGCCTGACACCAATGATCCACCTCCTCCTCAATCACAGTAGCAACATTTCCATAGCTTTTTAGCCAAAGGGTATGAGCATGGCAGTCGCCATTCAGTATTTCTGTTTGCTCAGCTCAACGGCGTGGAATCTACGAGTTAATTAGTTGGAGATATAAAGGTACCCCCGCCGAATGTGCGTTGGTTGGACCGCTATTTTCTGTTATAACAATTCTGTAAAACCGAGTATACGAGATTATTATCAAAGTATCTTGAGGACAATTCTGACTTTTCATTGTTTTTTGAAGTTCAATACTTTCAAGTTATGGATAGCAGCATTTTCTGAAAGATTACTTGATATCGTCCAAATATAGAGCATCTCCACCAGATCCCTTATAAGTTGTTTTAGGAGAGTAACT
The sequence above is drawn from the Miscanthus floridulus cultivar M001 chromosome 15, ASM1932011v1, whole genome shotgun sequence genome and encodes:
- the LOC136508050 gene encoding uncharacterized protein, which translates into the protein MREVVTVQVGGFANFVGSHFWNFQDELLGLADDPGADPVFSTAALDMDVLYRAGEIQQGVATYCPRLVSVGSRGSLGSLSSSGTLGSSSAAADQPNIFTWSGNVTKSVAKPHERNLFLQSLSEEEQNPSSSNGRNNARENIEDKDLVESLENGVNFWTDYSKVQYHPQSLYELYGSWTDFDKFDNYGTAKEVVSEWSQMEEMNERLRFFVEECDHIQGIQFLVDDSGGFASVAAQFLESIADDYTNTPVMLYCVRNPDSYGSSRNQRETIIRSLHDAVSLSKLSYSCNLMVPVGLPSLSYLSPLLSIKDEKHFHSSAICAAAIHSLSVPFRLRHVGPASDSAHSSGKLDIGELVHILSDQGRQNMITVLDVAMPAPSLTDRKDLRNIQRSLHSLTPEISDEDEDPYAVESLVVHGALDAGGKRASISQVKDSICSALEGRATKPKFSHLSLSSCPLPIPLPFPSIFSGSVGQQGEILSNSHPEGTRPKGSLDVVSVPMAARLRSSSAIAPFIERRSTSLQRLGVARGSLGSQVLRDWGFGKEEVEDMGEHLAKMLRPFYPEMDLTSDSDD